A genome region from Eurosta solidaginis isolate ZX-2024a chromosome 2, ASM4086904v1, whole genome shotgun sequence includes the following:
- the LOC137242699 gene encoding facilitated trehalose transporter Tret1-like gives MGTGNEAKYQYLAGICVNIITISFGGFCGWPSASFYELQSTDSPLKTGPMSNADIGWVGALVAVGGTLGTILFSWFADRFGRKKCMLLVALPSLIGWWIIPLATTPLHLCIARFFGGMSGGGIFVVNPIYTAELAQDHIRGILGTMLALTFNFGMLAAFILGHFYSYGIVAWIMSSLPILFLLCFPFLPETPQHLINTKKIKKAEKSLIYYRNIRVHSNEWPENFKLELDKLKGEGKQGDAEDNSAITWQDLNNAVARKAFIIGIGIINLMQFSGCFAMLNYSANIFKESGSDLSPTVSAIFVGFVQLVGSYISALLVGRAGRKFLLILSTSGVALGHLIFGTYIYLNLLGYNVQDFAWIPVASFSLTILIANLGLVSLPYLVISEIMPPKLRSLGSVTSMISMWIGGIFLLKCLPLMFEFLGMHGMVFTFAGICIAGVILIAIFLPETKGKSTDEILASL, from the exons atggGTACCGGAAACGAAGCCAAATATCAATATTTGGCTGGAATTTGTG TCAACATTATTACGATATCATTTGGTGGCTTTTGCGGCTGGCCATCTGCAAGCTTTTACGAACTCCAGTCTACAGATAGCCCCCTCAAGACGGGGCCAATGTCGAATGCTGATATCGGTTGGGTAGGAGCTTTGGTTGCTGTTGGCGGAACGCTGGGTACGATATTATTTTCATGGTTCGCAGATCGTTTTGGGCGAAAGAAGTGTATGCTGTTGGTGGCGTTACCATCTTTG ATCGGTTGGTGGATTATACCACTCGCCACCACACCTTTACATCTTTGCATTGCACGTTTTTTTGGTGGAATGTCAGGTGGCGGCATATTCGTTGTAAATCCAATCTATACGGCCGAGTTGGCCCAAGATCA TATTCGTGGCATTTTGGGAACAATGTTGGCTTTAACATTTAATTTTGGTATGCTCGCTGCATTTATTTTGGGGCATTTTTATTCGTACGGCATAGTTGCATGGATTATGTCATCACTGCCCATTTTGTTCCTTCTTTGCTTCCCATTTTTACCAGAAACGCCACAACATCTTATTAACACCAAAAAAATTAAG AAAGCCGAAAAGTCCCTAATATATTATCGTAACATACGTGTCCACTCAAACGAATGGCCCGAAAATTTCAAACTCGAATTGGACAAATTGAAGGGCGAAGGAAAGCAGGGGGATGCAGAGGATAATAGCGCTATTACTTGGCAAGATCtaa ATAATGCCGTTGCACGCAAAGCTTTTATAATTGGTATCGGAATTATAAATTTGATGCAATTTTCCGGCTGTTTTGCCATGTTAAATTATTCAGCTAATATATTCAAAGAGTCTGGTTCCGATCTTTCTCCCACAGTATCGGCgatttttgttggttttgtaCAATTAGTTGGATCTTATATCTCAGCGCTGCTGGTGGGGAGAGCGGGTAGAAAG TTCCTACTCATCCTTTCAACATCGGGCGTTGCTCTGGGTCATCTTATATTCGGTACTTACATATACTTAAATCTACTCGGTTATAATGTTCAAGATTTCGCTTGGATACCTGTAGCAAGTTTTTCCCTAACCATATTAATCGCGAACTTGGGTTTGGTGAGTTTACCCTATTTAGTTATATCGGAAATTATGCCACCGAAACTTCGTAGCCTCGGCTCAGTGACGAGCATGATTTCAATGTGGATTGGTGGCATTTTCTTGTTAAAA TGCTTACCGTTGATGTTCGAGTTCTTGGGTATGCATGGCATGGTATTCACATTTGCTGGCATTTGTATTGCGGGTGTTATACTAATAGCGATATTTTTACCGGAAACGAAAGGTAAAAGCACTGATGAGATTTTAGCGAGCTTATAG